One window of Quercus robur chromosome 12, dhQueRobu3.1, whole genome shotgun sequence genomic DNA carries:
- the LOC126709216 gene encoding uncharacterized protein LOC126709216 isoform X1 — MEGSGESGECDPYDMQCAPSSTMGMGTRSWDMKKSFNLALRPLLTACSNQGFCSAFPNLSTEEQQHLHRLFLQVLTSLHESIEDEFESLCLETQVGAALDTVEQLVEEQALDPLFSDKTNVMDVAQNLSSAKRSEIQYLTDMLNMVEEQNRHIRAHVEIRRKEMEDAKRLADAVEKLRSRSLSYGTFGSNMVD; from the exons atggaaggaAGTGGTGAAAGTGGTGAATGCGATCCTTATGATATGCAATGCGCTCCTTCATCAACAATGGGAATGGGAACGCGAAGTTGGGATATGAAGAAATCATTCAACCTCGCCCTTCGCCCTCTCCTCACTGCCTGCTCTAACCAA GGATTCTGCAGTGCCTTTCCAAATTTAAGTACCGAGGAGCAACAACATCTCCACCGCCTATTTCTCCAG gtcctTACATCATTACATGAAAGTATTGAG GATGAGTTCGAGTCTTTATGTCTTGAAACACAG GTGGGAGCCGCTCTAGATACTGTAGAGCAACTTGTGGAAGAACAAGCCTTGGACCCTTTGTTTTCAGATAA GACTAATGTAATGGATGTTGCTCAAAATCTTTCATCAGCAAAGAGGAGTGAGATCCAATACTTGACGGATATGCTAAATATG GTTGAGGAACAGAATCGCCATATTCGTGCTCATGTTGAAATCCGCAGGAAGGAGATGGAAGATGCCAAACGCTTGGCAGATGCCGTAGAGAAG TTAAGAAGCAGGAGTTTAAGTTATGGGACATTTGGCAGcaacatggttgattaa
- the LOC126709216 gene encoding uncharacterized protein LOC126709216 isoform X2, protein MEGSGESGECDPYDMQCAPSSTMGMGTRSWDMKKSFNLALRPLLTACSNQGFCSAFPNLSTEEQQHLHRLFLQVLTSLHESIEDEFESLCLETQVGAALDTVEQLVEEQALDPLFSDKTNVMDVAQNLSSAKRSEIQYLTDMLNMEGDGRCQTLGRCRREVKKQEFKLWDIWQQHG, encoded by the exons atggaaggaAGTGGTGAAAGTGGTGAATGCGATCCTTATGATATGCAATGCGCTCCTTCATCAACAATGGGAATGGGAACGCGAAGTTGGGATATGAAGAAATCATTCAACCTCGCCCTTCGCCCTCTCCTCACTGCCTGCTCTAACCAA GGATTCTGCAGTGCCTTTCCAAATTTAAGTACCGAGGAGCAACAACATCTCCACCGCCTATTTCTCCAG gtcctTACATCATTACATGAAAGTATTGAG GATGAGTTCGAGTCTTTATGTCTTGAAACACAG GTGGGAGCCGCTCTAGATACTGTAGAGCAACTTGTGGAAGAACAAGCCTTGGACCCTTTGTTTTCAGATAA GACTAATGTAATGGATGTTGCTCAAAATCTTTCATCAGCAAAGAGGAGTGAGATCCAATACTTGACGGATATGCTAAATATG GAAGGAGATGGAAGATGCCAAACGCTTGGCAGATGCCGTAGAGAAG TTAAGAAGCAGGAGTTTAAGTTATGGGACATTTGGCAGcaacatggttga